A section of the Paenibacillus aurantius genome encodes:
- a CDS encoding YrzA family protein — MDFLLDKLESKVEFFEAYDLKSLEKQIEEQIDKNKALLLDVRSVQHQVTFDPNRNRLLYTAVVHFQAKSSL; from the coding sequence ATGGATTTTCTATTGGACAAGCTGGAAAGCAAAGTTGAATTCTTTGAAGCGTATGACCTTAAGTCGCTGGAGAAGCAAATTGAGGAGCAGATCGACAAAAACAAAGCCCTGCTGCTCGACGTACGATCCGTTCAGCATCAGGTGACGTTCGATCCTAACCGGAACCGGCTGCTTTACACCGCCGTGGTTCATTTTCAGGCGAAAAGCTCCTTGTAG
- a CDS encoding MerR family transcriptional regulator, with the protein MEYTVQKLGRLAGVSTRTLRYYDEIGILKPARMNSSGYRIYGGAEVDKLQQILFYRELGFPLDQIQEIVNAPSFDAAAALREHREQLLDRRKQLDQLIANVDKTLAQKEGRTVMSDKEKFEGFKQKLIDDNEKAYGSEIREKYGDDKVNRSNEKVKNMTQEENAELNRLTEELRETLAEAVAAGDPAGEKAQKAAALHKKWLTFYWPEYTKEAHAGVAQMYVDDERFKTYYDRDQPGTAEFLRDAVHIFTGIRP; encoded by the coding sequence ATGGAATATACCGTACAGAAGCTGGGGCGGCTGGCAGGGGTAAGCACGAGAACGCTCCGGTACTACGACGAGATCGGCATTCTCAAGCCGGCGAGAATGAATTCGTCCGGGTACCGGATCTATGGAGGGGCCGAGGTGGATAAGCTGCAGCAGATTCTGTTTTACCGGGAGCTGGGCTTTCCCTTGGACCAAATCCAGGAGATTGTGAACGCCCCGTCGTTCGATGCGGCCGCAGCGTTAAGGGAACACCGTGAGCAGCTCCTCGACAGAAGAAAGCAGCTGGATCAACTCATCGCCAATGTTGACAAGACTCTAGCGCAGAAGGAAGGAAGAACGGTCATGAGCGACAAGGAAAAATTCGAGGGCTTCAAGCAGAAGCTGATTGACGACAACGAGAAAGCGTACGGCAGCGAAATCCGGGAAAAGTACGGGGACGACAAGGTCAACCGCTCCAACGAGAAGGTGAAGAACATGACGCAAGAGGAGAATGCCGAGCTAAACCGGCTCACGGAGGAGCTGAGAGAGACGCTGGCGGAAGCGGTAGCCGCCGGCGACCCGGCCGGTGAGAAGGCCCAGAAGGCCGCGGCCCTTCACAAGAAGTGGCTGACCTTCTACTGGCCCGAATACACGAAGGAAGCCCATGCCGGCGTTGCCCAGATGTATGTGGACGACGAGCGGTTCAAGACCTACTACGACCGGGACCAGCCGGGGACGGCGGAGTTTCTCCGCGATGCGGTTCATATTTTTACGGGAATCCGGCCCTAG
- a CDS encoding response regulator transcription factor has product MQEKVLIADDEADIVSLMEQALTAEGYEVLTASGGREALTLLPRKPDLIILDVMMPGLDGFELCQMIRDEVSCPILFVSARQAEADRIQGLAIGGDDYITKPFSLRELKARVAAHLRGSRRRQEGAPERSLLRYGLLRIDLKGREVQVNQAEVPLAAKEFEIVKLLALHPGQVFSKEQIYDRIWGLEAAGDSSTVTEHIKKIRAKLAAADPEGSYIQTIWGVGYKWVKSD; this is encoded by the coding sequence ATGCAGGAAAAAGTATTAATTGCCGATGACGAAGCGGACATTGTGTCCTTAATGGAGCAGGCCTTGACGGCGGAAGGCTATGAGGTGCTGACCGCCTCCGGCGGCAGAGAAGCGTTAACCCTGCTCCCCCGCAAGCCCGACTTGATCATTCTGGATGTGATGATGCCGGGACTGGACGGCTTCGAGCTCTGCCAGATGATTCGGGACGAGGTGAGCTGCCCCATCCTGTTCGTCAGCGCACGGCAGGCGGAGGCCGACCGCATTCAAGGCTTGGCCATCGGGGGAGACGATTATATCACGAAGCCGTTCAGTCTGCGTGAGCTGAAGGCCCGGGTGGCGGCGCATCTGCGGGGCAGCCGGAGAAGGCAGGAGGGCGCTCCGGAGCGTTCCCTGCTCCGGTACGGCCTGCTTCGCATCGATCTGAAGGGGCGGGAGGTTCAAGTGAACCAGGCCGAGGTTCCCCTGGCGGCCAAGGAATTCGAGATTGTGAAGCTGCTTGCTCTGCACCCGGGGCAGGTGTTCTCGAAGGAGCAGATCTACGACCGGATCTGGGGGCTCGAAGCAGCAGGAGACTCGAGCACCGTAACGGAGCATATTAAGAAAATCCGGGCCAAGCTCGCCGCAGCGGATCCGGAAGGCAGCTACATCCAGACCATATGGGGAGTCGGATACAAATGGGTCAAATCGGACTGA
- a CDS encoding response regulator transcription factor: MKIRVLIADDNSFIREGMKIILTTFGDFEVVGTVEDGLEAVEFCRRQEVDVALLDVRMPRMNGVEASRILSSETGTRPLILTTFDDDEYILDAIRSGAKGYLLKNNDPERIRDAIKSVYNGNNVLQDSVLDKLKTNMEAWKPAGTGKENGPEERKAGTGSVEPPRVEPGGTQGDAPAPDACPFDRSPFTERELEVMSRIAKGLSNKEISKELFIAEGTTANYITSILNKTGLEHRTQIAIFYLTGKAR, from the coding sequence ATGAAGATCAGAGTGCTGATCGCCGATGACAATTCCTTCATCCGGGAAGGGATGAAGATTATTTTGACCACGTTTGGAGATTTCGAGGTGGTCGGGACCGTGGAGGACGGCTTGGAGGCGGTGGAGTTCTGCCGGCGGCAAGAGGTCGACGTGGCTCTCCTGGATGTCCGCATGCCGAGAATGAACGGGGTGGAGGCGTCCCGGATCCTTTCCAGCGAAACCGGGACGCGCCCGCTCATCCTGACGACGTTCGACGACGACGAATACATCCTCGACGCCATCCGAAGCGGGGCGAAGGGCTACCTGCTGAAGAACAACGACCCGGAGCGCATCCGCGACGCGATCAAGAGTGTTTATAACGGAAACAATGTCCTTCAGGACAGCGTGCTCGATAAGCTGAAGACGAACATGGAAGCGTGGAAGCCGGCGGGAACCGGCAAGGAGAACGGGCCGGAAGAGCGGAAGGCTGGTACGGGAAGCGTGGAGCCGCCTCGTGTGGAGCCGGGAGGAACGCAGGGCGACGCTCCTGCCCCGGATGCCTGTCCCTTTGACCGCAGCCCCTTCACGGAGAGGGAGCTGGAGGTCATGTCGCGGATTGCAAAGGGGCTTTCCAATAAGGAAATCTCGAAGGAGCTCTTCATCGCCGAGGGAACGACGGCCAACTACATCACTTCCATCCTGAACAAGACGGGGCTCGAGCACCGGACCCAGATCGCCATCTTCTATTTAACAGGCAAGGCCCGCTGA
- a CDS encoding ABC transporter ATP-binding protein, giving the protein MNVLQVKELTKKFGDFAAVDKLSLTVREGEIFGLLGSNGAGKSTTIHMIASLLLPTKGEIRILEKDISKNRSFAKRNLGIVPQDLAIYEDMSAYENVSFFAGLYGLRGSELRAKTEEALEFVGLSDKAKHYPKTFSGGMKRRLNIACAIAHKPKLIIMDEPTVGIDPQSRNYILASVRKLNEMGCTIIYTSHYMEEVEEICTRIAIMDHGKVIAEGTKEQLKATITDVKDIRIELRALVQGESRAWKAIPGVRSVVTEENLLRIQSDASVDNLNRILRLLMEEGNEIRAVEELEPNLETVFLTLTGRTLRD; this is encoded by the coding sequence ATGAATGTACTGCAGGTGAAAGAGTTGACTAAGAAATTCGGTGATTTTGCAGCCGTGGATAAATTGTCGCTGACGGTGAGGGAAGGAGAAATCTTCGGTCTGCTAGGCTCGAACGGAGCGGGCAAGAGCACCACGATTCATATGATCGCCTCGCTGCTGCTGCCGACGAAAGGGGAAATCCGCATTCTCGAGAAGGACATCAGCAAGAACCGGAGCTTCGCCAAGCGGAACCTGGGCATCGTTCCCCAGGACCTCGCCATCTACGAAGACATGAGCGCTTACGAGAATGTGAGCTTCTTTGCCGGCCTGTATGGGCTGAGAGGAAGCGAGCTGCGCGCCAAAACCGAGGAGGCTCTGGAGTTCGTCGGTCTGAGTGACAAGGCCAAGCATTATCCCAAAACCTTCTCCGGGGGCATGAAGCGGCGCCTGAATATCGCCTGCGCCATCGCCCACAAGCCGAAGCTGATCATCATGGACGAACCGACGGTCGGCATCGATCCCCAGTCCCGGAATTATATTCTCGCTTCCGTCCGGAAGCTGAACGAGATGGGCTGCACCATCATTTACACGAGCCACTATATGGAGGAAGTCGAAGAAATCTGCACCCGAATCGCCATCATGGATCACGGCAAGGTGATTGCGGAAGGAACGAAGGAGCAGCTTAAAGCGACGATTACGGACGTCAAGGACATCCGGATCGAGCTGAGGGCTCTCGTCCAAGGGGAATCCAGGGCGTGGAAGGCGATTCCCGGCGTCCGTTCCGTTGTAACCGAAGAGAACCTGCTTCGTATCCAGAGCGACGCTTCAGTAGATAACCTGAACCGCATTCTCAGGCTCTTGATGGAGGAAGGCAACGAGATCCGGGCTGTCGAGGAGCTGGAGCCGAATCTGGAAACGGTCTTCCTGACGCTGACCGGACGCACCCTGAGGGATTAG
- a CDS encoding sensor histidine kinase produces MVGSKALVLLYVIAATYFESPGERSPWVILYVLAYLFFNLLVLVLPYDRIRQGVLLLLCAGLAVCSAYAYPFFLLLLPFNAIELTSFSESRRRLVLPAVLLPVLFIRGDLLVQYTFVALFGFFHFAFVRYWQEKAEGHAVRIEELRSERERLAKGLADNREYLRVSEYMSKLEERNRLSQAIHDGIGHSMTGALIQLEAAKRLLVSDPETAGRLLQNAIDISKEGIEEIRVTLKNTKPPAEQLGLVRLKAAAEAFGARTGLQVTLVHEGEMEIISPRQWKVIHENVLEALTNCGKYAQASAVHVEVRVLNRFIQAVVADNGQGAAKWAKGLGLIGMEERAAALNGTVVCDGTRGFRVTTLLPRSVPEEQPE; encoded by the coding sequence ATGGTGGGCAGCAAAGCCCTCGTCCTCCTGTATGTCATAGCGGCCACGTATTTCGAATCGCCGGGGGAACGCTCTCCCTGGGTCATTCTGTATGTCCTCGCCTACCTTTTTTTCAATCTGCTCGTCCTGGTGCTTCCTTACGACCGGATTCGGCAGGGAGTTCTCCTCCTTCTGTGCGCCGGGCTGGCGGTCTGCTCAGCCTATGCTTATCCCTTTTTTCTGCTCCTGCTTCCCTTTAACGCCATCGAGTTAACCTCCTTCTCCGAGAGCAGGCGCCGGCTGGTCCTCCCGGCCGTGCTTCTTCCGGTGCTTTTTATAAGAGGTGACCTGCTTGTCCAATACACCTTCGTCGCGCTGTTCGGCTTCTTCCACTTCGCCTTCGTCCGGTATTGGCAGGAGAAGGCCGAAGGCCACGCCGTCCGTATCGAGGAGCTGCGCTCGGAGCGGGAGCGTCTGGCCAAGGGGCTCGCGGACAACCGGGAGTATTTGCGGGTTTCGGAATACATGAGCAAGCTGGAGGAGCGCAACCGGCTGTCCCAGGCCATTCATGACGGAATCGGCCATTCGATGACAGGGGCTCTCATTCAGCTGGAGGCGGCCAAGCGGCTGCTGGTCTCGGATCCGGAGACGGCCGGGCGCCTGCTGCAGAACGCCATCGACATCTCGAAGGAAGGGATCGAGGAGATCCGGGTGACGCTGAAGAATACGAAGCCGCCGGCCGAGCAGCTCGGGCTGGTCCGGCTGAAGGCGGCGGCGGAAGCCTTCGGGGCCCGGACCGGCCTCCAGGTTACGCTCGTGCATGAAGGAGAGATGGAAATCATCTCTCCGCGGCAGTGGAAAGTCATCCATGAGAATGTCCTGGAGGCCCTCACCAACTGCGGCAAATATGCCCAAGCCTCGGCGGTCCATGTAGAGGTACGGGTGCTGAACCGGTTCATCCAGGCCGTTGTGGCCGACAATGGCCAGGGGGCGGCGAAATGGGCGAAGGGACTCGGCTTAATCGGCATGGAGGAAAGAGCGGCGGCTCTTAATGGGACGGTTGTCTGCGACGGAACCCGGGGCTTCCGGGTGACAACGCTTCTGCCTCGCTCGGTTCCGGAGGAGCAGCCCGAGTGA
- a CDS encoding ABC transporter ATP-binding protein, with the protein MNILEVNHISKKAGRRTLVNDISFTVGEGDVCGFIGPNGAGKTTLIRMMTGLIRPDNGTIRLNGFDIRRDRIQAMNGAGAIVESPIFFPYMSGRDNLLNLAKLHADLPKDKRAARVEEVLGIVGLDGRGGDKVRTYSLGMKQRLGIAQALLGNPRLILLDEPANGLDPMGIRELRRLISELNEKHGITFFVSSHLLDELQRVCTRFVMIREGRLLWQGSREEWQRAAGERSLEDYFVEMMTS; encoded by the coding sequence ATGAACATACTGGAAGTAAACCACATTAGCAAAAAAGCCGGGCGGAGAACGCTGGTGAACGATATATCCTTTACGGTTGGGGAAGGTGACGTTTGCGGGTTCATAGGGCCGAACGGCGCCGGCAAAACGACCCTTATCCGCATGATGACGGGGCTGATCCGGCCGGATAACGGGACGATCCGCCTGAACGGCTTCGATATCCGGCGGGACCGGATCCAGGCGATGAACGGAGCGGGAGCGATTGTCGAATCCCCGATCTTCTTCCCCTATATGTCGGGGAGGGACAATCTGCTCAACCTGGCCAAGCTGCATGCCGACCTGCCGAAGGACAAGCGGGCCGCCCGTGTGGAAGAAGTGCTCGGTATCGTAGGCCTGGACGGGCGGGGCGGGGACAAGGTCAGGACCTACTCGCTCGGCATGAAGCAGCGCCTGGGGATCGCGCAGGCTCTTCTCGGGAACCCCAGGCTGATCCTGCTGGACGAACCGGCGAACGGGCTCGATCCGATGGGCATCCGCGAGCTTCGCCGGCTTATCTCCGAGCTGAACGAGAAACACGGCATCACCTTCTTCGTGTCGAGCCACTTGCTGGACGAGCTTCAGCGCGTCTGCACCCGCTTCGTCATGATCCGGGAAGGACGTCTCCTTTGGCAGGGAAGCCGGGAGGAGTGGCAGCGTGCGGCAGGCGAACGGAGCCTGGAGGATTACTTCGTGGAGATGATGACATCATGA
- a CDS encoding GrpB family protein has product MPDDQPYPVTVVPYRNEWPREYEKERVRLINLPLPHLVTIEHGGSTSIPGLAAKPIIDLFAALLPFGEEALYRDLLASLGYRPVSTGMANRHLFRRTSQGAPSHHLHLLPFEGFYERNELLFRDFLLAHPEWVPEYAEVKRRLAAEFPDDPEAYTLAKTAFIQEVVDRARTERGLRISKVWEPAKPSGASPDSDSPSSSSDSEEPTG; this is encoded by the coding sequence ATGCCGGACGATCAGCCTTATCCCGTTACCGTGGTTCCGTACCGAAACGAATGGCCCCGCGAATACGAAAAAGAGAGAGTCCGGCTCATCAACCTGCCTCTCCCTCATCTCGTTACGATCGAGCACGGGGGAAGCACCTCCATCCCCGGACTCGCCGCCAAGCCGATTATTGATCTGTTTGCCGCCCTTCTGCCGTTCGGAGAGGAAGCCCTCTACCGGGATCTCCTCGCCTCCCTCGGCTACCGTCCGGTCTCCACGGGAATGGCCAACCGGCATTTGTTCCGGAGGACGAGCCAAGGGGCGCCCTCCCATCACCTCCACCTGCTGCCCTTCGAGGGGTTCTACGAGCGAAACGAGCTGCTTTTCCGCGATTTCCTGCTGGCCCATCCCGAATGGGTCCCGGAGTACGCGGAGGTAAAGCGCAGGCTCGCCGCCGAGTTCCCGGATGACCCGGAAGCCTACACCCTTGCCAAAACCGCCTTTATCCAGGAGGTCGTTGACCGGGCGCGGACGGAGCGCGGCCTGCGGATCTCCAAGGTCTGGGAACCGGCCAAGCCAAGCGGCGCTTCTCCCGATTCAGACTCCCCCTCCTCCTCTTCGGACAGCGAGGAGCCAACCGGATGA
- a CDS encoding ABC transporter permease → MMRLLSSEWERLWKRKTSWLFLIGIPVILAGTAKYYLGHNAVVAPGSPEYTTAENFPVMAMVEQLILVFNVWALVLLTLSFTEEYRSGQLRMVMLRAYSRTQLFAAKWLAFVLMTALFFLVYLLAAAVVGRLAFPSSSEQILFYHDQAVASGDMLRYTLGYYGLAFATILGTSSVFLAAAVVSRTSTAAIGLGMGYLLTSLAYPVLFELANRVLAWGLPGKLKFLSLTEIQYSGIAVMLGDAKALPSMELGLWMTGILAGSVAVFFAGACLLFTKPDRWA, encoded by the coding sequence ATGATGAGGCTTCTAAGCAGTGAATGGGAAAGGCTGTGGAAGAGGAAAACGTCCTGGCTCTTCCTGATCGGCATTCCCGTCATTCTTGCCGGTACGGCCAAATATTACCTGGGGCATAATGCAGTAGTGGCACCCGGCAGTCCGGAGTACACGACGGCGGAGAACTTCCCGGTGATGGCCATGGTCGAGCAGCTGATCCTGGTGTTCAATGTATGGGCGCTGGTTTTGCTGACCCTTTCGTTCACCGAGGAATACCGGTCAGGGCAGCTTCGGATGGTGATGCTGCGGGCTTACAGCCGAACGCAGCTGTTTGCCGCCAAATGGCTGGCCTTTGTCCTGATGACGGCGCTGTTCTTCCTCGTTTATCTCCTTGCGGCAGCCGTCGTCGGAAGGCTCGCCTTCCCGTCTTCTTCGGAGCAGATTCTGTTCTATCATGATCAAGCGGTGGCAAGCGGTGACATGCTCCGGTATACACTCGGCTATTACGGCCTGGCCTTCGCTACCATTCTCGGCACGTCCTCCGTGTTTCTGGCCGCGGCCGTCGTCTCCCGCACCTCGACCGCCGCCATCGGCCTCGGCATGGGGTACCTGTTAACCTCCCTGGCTTATCCGGTCCTCTTCGAGCTGGCGAACCGCGTGCTTGCCTGGGGTCTGCCCGGGAAGCTTAAGTTTCTGTCGCTCACCGAAATCCAGTACAGCGGCATCGCGGTGATGCTGGGGGACGCGAAGGCGCTGCCCAGTATGGAGCTTGGCCTGTGGATGACCGGCATTCTGGCCGGGAGCGTGGCCGTTTTCTTTGCGGGCGCGTGCCTGCTTTTTACGAAACCGGACCGTTGGGCTTAG
- a CDS encoding ABC transporter permease → MITLMLNDWQRIWKRRKTMISLLIFAAIVGLDSLFLKMQQMGAFDSVSGVPLTAQNFPLFLLKEVSFFLSLIIGPMLIIDSFNGEAHSGQLRLVLIRPISFGKLFAAKWLNLSILLTLFLIVTFVIGQSAGYAFKPSVDWQVFRNPEQTYDPTGAFLYCLKAYGLFLLILLAQLSVMALLCFLLPNPVLCYLGWIGVAVGSLYATDALSFLLYGIGSVFDWMEESGPAVRLLPVLICMGLCFAVTMVGWKRRNWVN, encoded by the coding sequence ATGATAACTCTTATGCTTAATGACTGGCAGCGCATCTGGAAGCGGCGCAAAACGATGATCAGTCTGCTAATATTTGCCGCCATCGTGGGCCTGGACAGCTTGTTTCTCAAGATGCAGCAGATGGGGGCGTTCGACAGCGTGAGCGGAGTACCGCTGACTGCCCAAAACTTTCCTTTGTTCCTGCTGAAGGAGGTCTCCTTCTTTCTGTCGCTGATTATCGGGCCTATGCTCATCATTGACAGCTTTAACGGAGAGGCCCACAGCGGGCAGCTGAGGCTTGTGCTGATCCGGCCGATTTCGTTCGGTAAGCTGTTTGCGGCCAAATGGCTGAATTTGTCCATCCTTCTCACCCTTTTCCTGATCGTGACCTTCGTGATTGGGCAATCCGCAGGCTATGCGTTCAAGCCGAGCGTGGATTGGCAGGTATTCCGAAATCCTGAGCAGACGTACGATCCAACCGGAGCGTTCCTCTACTGCCTGAAGGCATACGGCTTGTTTCTGCTCATCCTGCTCGCCCAGCTCAGCGTAATGGCGCTGCTCTGCTTCCTGCTGCCGAATCCTGTGCTCTGCTACCTCGGATGGATCGGCGTGGCGGTCGGCTCCTTGTACGCCACAGATGCCTTAAGCTTCCTGCTGTACGGCATCGGCTCCGTGTTCGATTGGATGGAGGAAAGCGGCCCGGCCGTCCGGCTGCTTCCCGTTCTCATTTGTATGGGGCTCTGCTTTGCCGTTACAATGGTGGGATGGAAACGAAGAAATTGGGTGAACTAA
- a CDS encoding alpha/beta hydrolase, with product MSIKEWKDVAYGPYERNVLDAYLADRGGERTPVLIYFHGGGYLGGDKSEILSHDYMSGALEAGISVITCHYRFISQEPYPAPMNDGTRAIQFVRYMADEWGLDPDRVASAGTSAGGHIALWNALRGNLANPDSPDPVERMSSQVSAFLGNGTQVSKDQRFYEGIYEGPHIQPNLPLYYGIPSVEDLSRPDILKLAEEASAITYMSENAPPAFMDYVFPLTGTMIPADAPVGEVIHHPMHGYVLQKRYEEYGIPYVLRHSGDPAKPGEKLQFLLDHIG from the coding sequence ATGAGCATCAAGGAATGGAAGGATGTGGCCTACGGGCCTTATGAACGCAACGTGCTGGACGCTTATTTGGCGGACCGGGGAGGGGAGCGTACGCCTGTCCTGATCTATTTTCACGGGGGCGGGTATTTGGGCGGAGACAAGTCGGAGATTCTCTCCCATGACTACATGAGCGGAGCGCTGGAGGCGGGCATCTCCGTAATCACCTGCCACTACCGCTTCATCTCGCAGGAGCCGTACCCGGCGCCGATGAACGACGGGACCCGGGCCATTCAGTTCGTCCGTTACATGGCGGACGAATGGGGATTGGATCCCGACCGGGTCGCATCGGCCGGTACTTCCGCCGGCGGGCATATCGCGCTGTGGAACGCGCTTCGGGGCAATCTGGCCAATCCGGACAGCCCGGATCCGGTGGAGCGGATGTCGTCGCAGGTGTCGGCATTTCTGGGCAACGGCACCCAGGTGTCCAAGGACCAGCGCTTCTATGAAGGAATCTACGAAGGGCCGCATATTCAGCCTAACCTGCCTCTTTACTACGGGATTCCTTCGGTTGAAGACCTCAGCCGTCCGGACATCCTTAAGCTGGCGGAGGAGGCATCGGCCATTACGTACATGTCGGAGAACGCCCCGCCCGCTTTCATGGATTATGTGTTCCCCTTAACCGGAACGATGATTCCCGCCGATGCCCCGGTAGGAGAAGTCATTCATCATCCGATGCACGGGTACGTGCTCCAGAAAAGGTATGAGGAATACGGCATCCCTTATGTGCTGAGGCACAGCGGAGATCCGGCGAAGCCGGGGGAGAAGCTTCAGTTCCTTCTCGACCATATCGGATAA
- a CDS encoding sensor histidine kinase, which yields MGQIGLIERQPLKRQLILTFVWILLLSAVCSAAAMVSGFWWLTRSSWFQPANAYENQLPAIKDYVRSQHDRILDPASRPELEKRIPSEGIQYQVTDTTGRPIYGTLAERAIPGQAALLEQLNRTAAADPSFGFGGRFREVMPLSSAGGEWKGAILLQYKLEATASGGSVLWAKAALALLFLVSPFLFITLFTYLFAGRFGRRLARPVQELIEASKRIRDQDLDFTVTYKVDNELGLLTESFENMRSALKSSLLREWRLEQERRDMMDAIAHDFRTPMTIIQGNVELLADMPELTREKAAGHLRVLEDNIRRVNRLIQDVEIASEKDIDYFPLRVEKVTLAEFLADKERELRFLCRSRGIGCTFTFEDEASEEGPQVDLDVERISQVLDNLMANAIRYVPSADARLDLRVRRQTGTLEIELCDNGPGFRDQDLPHLFDKFYTGDKGQTGLGLYTAKLIAEKHGGGIRAGSRPEGGACLRFWVRTTGVK from the coding sequence ATGGGTCAAATCGGACTGATCGAACGCCAGCCTCTCAAAAGGCAGCTGATCCTTACCTTTGTCTGGATCCTCCTGCTCAGTGCCGTGTGTTCGGCTGCCGCCATGGTTTCGGGCTTCTGGTGGCTCACCCGGAGCAGCTGGTTCCAGCCGGCCAACGCTTACGAGAACCAGCTTCCTGCCATCAAGGACTATGTCCGCTCGCAGCACGACCGGATTCTGGATCCCGCGAGCCGGCCGGAGCTCGAGAAACGAATCCCGTCCGAGGGCATTCAATACCAAGTGACGGACACCACCGGCCGGCCGATCTACGGAACGCTGGCGGAGCGGGCCATCCCCGGCCAGGCAGCCCTGCTGGAACAGCTGAACCGGACGGCTGCGGCCGACCCTTCGTTCGGATTCGGAGGAAGGTTTAGGGAAGTAATGCCCCTTTCTTCCGCCGGCGGGGAATGGAAGGGGGCGATCCTGCTTCAATACAAGCTGGAGGCGACGGCTAGCGGCGGAAGCGTCCTCTGGGCAAAAGCGGCGCTGGCGCTTCTCTTCCTCGTCTCGCCCTTTCTCTTCATCACCCTCTTCACTTATCTGTTTGCGGGACGATTCGGCAGGCGGCTCGCGAGACCCGTTCAGGAGCTGATCGAAGCGTCGAAGCGGATCCGGGACCAGGATCTGGATTTTACGGTCACGTATAAGGTGGACAATGAGCTGGGGCTGCTGACGGAATCGTTCGAGAACATGCGTAGCGCCCTCAAAAGCTCCTTGCTCCGGGAATGGAGACTGGAGCAGGAGCGCCGGGATATGATGGACGCCATCGCCCACGATTTCCGGACGCCGATGACGATTATCCAAGGCAATGTCGAGCTGCTCGCCGATATGCCGGAACTTACCCGGGAGAAGGCGGCGGGCCATCTGCGCGTGCTCGAGGACAACATCCGCCGCGTCAACCGGCTGATCCAGGACGTGGAGATCGCATCCGAGAAGGATATCGACTACTTTCCGCTCCGGGTCGAGAAGGTTACTCTGGCCGAGTTTCTTGCAGATAAGGAACGGGAGCTCCGCTTCCTATGCCGCTCCCGCGGGATCGGTTGTACCTTTACCTTCGAAGATGAGGCCTCGGAGGAGGGGCCGCAAGTGGATCTGGATGTGGAGCGGATCAGCCAGGTGCTCGACAACCTGATGGCGAACGCCATCCGGTACGTGCCATCCGCTGACGCCCGGCTTGACCTGCGGGTCCGCCGGCAGACCGGGACCCTCGAGATCGAGCTGTGCGACAATGGCCCCGGCTTCCGGGACCAGGATCTGCCCCATCTCTTCGATAAGTTCTATACCGGAGACAAGGGGCAGACGGGGCTTGGGCTGTATACGGCCAAGCTGATTGCCGAGAAGCACGGAGGAGGCATCCGCGCCGGGAGCCGCCCTGAAGGGGGAGCTTGTCTCCGTTTCTGGGTTCGAACGACGGGGGTGAAGTGA